A genome region from Chryseobacterium sp. G0186 includes the following:
- a CDS encoding ABC transporter permease, with protein sequence MKFPLYFSRKIAFSKDNKNNLSRVIIFIGRLSVALGIIVSLITVATGFGSKKAIKERLADFSGHITVRSTRSNSSYNTSVLDNQGLNISKIKELPDVESVQKYATVTGIMRNEHNFSGIIFKGIGKDFDSLRFKKFLLAGTTPKVTEVGFNNDVTISQKVAGDLHLKVNDSIVTVFSKADQKPIYRKFKVIGIYRTDIKMIDDQFVIGGINHVRKIQDMKGDEIGGLDIFLKNVNDIDKDFPEIEKLIGYKNYAEKATEKFPQINDWISIFDTNIALIIIIMLIVVVINIIMVLLILIIERTNSIGLLKTLGASNAQIRATFINYTLIIMIPGLLYGNAVGLGLILIQKFFGVIKLNPENYYVSTVPVDLNPIAIISISLGILVISALALIIPSYLISKISPVKAIKYN encoded by the coding sequence TTGAAGTTTCCTTTATATTTCTCTAGAAAAATAGCATTTTCCAAAGATAACAAAAATAACCTTTCAAGGGTTATCATCTTCATTGGCAGGCTTTCTGTAGCGCTAGGAATCATTGTTTCCCTGATTACCGTAGCCACCGGATTCGGATCCAAAAAGGCTATCAAGGAGAGACTCGCGGATTTCAGCGGACACATTACAGTAAGGTCTACGCGTTCTAATTCTTCATACAATACTTCAGTATTGGATAATCAGGGATTAAATATTTCAAAAATAAAAGAGCTCCCTGATGTAGAAAGTGTTCAAAAATATGCCACCGTAACCGGAATTATGCGTAATGAACATAACTTCTCCGGGATTATTTTTAAAGGAATAGGAAAGGATTTTGACAGCTTAAGGTTTAAAAAATTTCTTCTTGCAGGGACCACTCCAAAGGTGACAGAAGTGGGATTCAATAATGATGTTACTATTTCACAAAAAGTAGCCGGCGACCTTCACCTTAAAGTAAATGACAGCATTGTAACTGTATTTTCAAAGGCAGATCAAAAACCTATCTACCGTAAATTCAAGGTCATTGGAATTTACAGAACAGACATTAAAATGATTGACGATCAATTCGTTATCGGAGGAATCAATCATGTAAGAAAAATTCAGGATATGAAAGGTGATGAAATAGGTGGACTTGATATTTTCCTAAAAAACGTCAACGATATCGACAAAGATTTTCCTGAAATTGAAAAATTGATCGGTTACAAAAACTACGCAGAAAAAGCTACTGAAAAGTTCCCACAGATCAATGACTGGATTAGTATTTTTGACACCAATATTGCACTCATCATTATCATTATGCTGATTGTTGTGGTTATCAATATTATCATGGTTCTTCTGATTCTTATTATTGAAAGAACAAATTCCATTGGCCTGCTTAAAACACTGGGAGCAAGCAATGCACAGATCCGGGCAACCTTTATCAACTATACCCTTATTATTATGATTCCTGGGCTTTTGTATGGAAATGCTGTGGGACTAGGATTGATTTTAATTCAAAAATTCTTTGGGGTAATTAAACTTAATCCTGAAAATTATTACGTGAGTACTGTTCCTGTGGATCTTAATCCTATTGCCATTATTTCTATTTCATTAGGGATTTTGGTAATTTCGGCACTTGCCTTAATTATTCCAAGTTATCTGATCAGTAAGATCTCTCCTGTGAAAGCCATCAAGTATAATTAA
- a CDS encoding PLP-dependent cysteine synthase family protein: MKYAKNILETIGNTPLVKLNKVLGEDFPALVLAKVETFNPGNSVKDRMALKMIEDAEKDGRLKPGGTIIEGTSGNTGMGLALAAIIKGYKCIFVTNSKQSKEKCDILRAVGAEVIVCPTDVKPTDPRSYYSVSKRLAKETENGWYVNQYDNLSNRTAHYESTAPEIWEQTDGKLTHFVAGAGTGGTVTGCGTFFKEKNKDIKVIGVDTYGSILKEFHETGELHYDHAYTYITEGIGEDIIPENYDMSVIDHFEKVTDKDGAIYARKLAKEEGIFCGYSAGSAIASLIQMKDQFTKDDVIVVLLHDHGSRYVGKVYNDEWMKEMGWLD; encoded by the coding sequence ATGAAATACGCAAAAAATATCCTTGAAACGATAGGTAATACGCCACTGGTAAAACTTAATAAAGTATTAGGTGAAGACTTCCCGGCACTCGTTTTAGCAAAAGTTGAGACATTCAACCCCGGAAATTCTGTAAAGGACAGAATGGCTCTTAAAATGATAGAAGATGCCGAAAAAGACGGCAGATTAAAACCTGGAGGAACCATTATTGAGGGAACTTCCGGAAATACAGGAATGGGATTGGCATTGGCTGCCATCATCAAAGGCTACAAATGTATCTTTGTAACCAATTCTAAGCAATCTAAAGAGAAATGTGATATTCTTCGTGCTGTAGGAGCTGAAGTAATTGTTTGCCCTACAGATGTAAAACCTACTGACCCTCGTTCTTATTACTCAGTTTCCAAGAGACTGGCTAAGGAAACAGAAAATGGATGGTATGTAAACCAATATGACAATCTATCCAACAGAACTGCTCACTACGAATCTACCGCTCCGGAGATCTGGGAACAGACAGACGGTAAGCTGACTCACTTTGTTGCAGGTGCAGGAACAGGAGGTACTGTTACAGGTTGTGGTACATTCTTTAAGGAAAAAAATAAGGATATCAAGGTAATTGGTGTGGATACTTATGGTTCTATTCTTAAGGAATTCCATGAAACAGGAGAATTACACTACGATCATGCCTATACCTATATTACAGAAGGAATCGGGGAAGATATCATTCCTGAAAACTACGATATGTCTGTAATAGACCACTTTGAAAAGGTAACAGATAAAGATGGTGCCATCTATGCAAGAAAACTGGCTAAAGAAGAAGGTATTTTCTGCGGATATTCTGCGGGGAGCGCTATTGCTTCATTGATTCAGATGAAAGATCAGTTTACCAAAGATGATGTTATTGTAGTTTTACTTCACGACCATGGTTCAAGATATGTAGGAAAGGTCTACAATGACGAATGGATGAAAGAAATGGGTTGGTTAGACTAA
- a CDS encoding chaperone modulator CbpM, whose amino-acid sequence MSERISREELVRIYNIEITFFDELVDYGLLNIYVEDNIHYLMYEDLPDLEKFANWHYDLEINLPGLEVIHNMLKKLDALKRRNRDLMNKLSAINDQYEDI is encoded by the coding sequence ATGAGTGAAAGAATATCACGGGAAGAACTCGTAAGAATATACAATATAGAAATCACTTTTTTTGATGAACTTGTAGACTACGGTTTATTGAATATATACGTGGAAGACAATATTCACTATCTGATGTATGAAGACCTGCCTGATCTGGAAAAGTTTGCCAACTGGCATTATGATCTTGAAATCAATCTCCCAGGTCTGGAAGTCATCCATAATATGCTGAAGAAATTAGATGCCTTAAAGCGAAGAAACAGGGATCTGATGAACAAACTTTCTGCAATAAATGACCAATATGAAGATATTTAA
- a CDS encoding DnaJ C-terminal domain-containing protein, with protein MAYIDYYKILGVDKSATQDEIKKAYRKLARKLHPDLNPDDKESERKFKELNEANEVLSNPENRAKYDKHGENWKHGEEYEKAQQQQRQYQQRNYGGGYSGADFGEGEDFSDFFQDMFGGAGGFGKSSRGRASGKFKGQDVQAELNLNLRDAAQTHPQTFEINGKKVRITIPAGVYDGQKIKLKGHGHPGINGGPSGDLYITFNIPTDPDFERVGDDLKTKVAIDLYTAVLGGEVKVNTLDGSVNLKVKPETQTGNTVRLKGKGFPVYKKEGEHGDLFVTYEVKLPTNLTEKQKELFEQLKNS; from the coding sequence ATGGCTTATATAGATTACTATAAAATTTTAGGCGTAGATAAAAGCGCAACACAGGATGAGATAAAAAAAGCCTACCGAAAGTTGGCCAGAAAGCTACATCCGGACCTTAACCCTGATGATAAGGAGTCTGAAAGGAAATTCAAGGAGCTGAATGAAGCCAATGAAGTCCTCAGCAACCCCGAAAATCGTGCTAAATATGATAAGCATGGTGAAAACTGGAAACATGGTGAAGAGTACGAAAAAGCTCAGCAACAGCAAAGACAATATCAACAACGGAACTATGGTGGAGGATATTCCGGAGCTGATTTTGGTGAGGGTGAGGATTTTTCAGATTTTTTCCAAGATATGTTTGGCGGAGCAGGTGGCTTTGGCAAAAGTTCGAGAGGAAGGGCGTCAGGAAAGTTCAAAGGGCAGGATGTACAAGCTGAGCTGAACCTGAATTTAAGGGATGCAGCCCAAACACATCCGCAAACCTTTGAGATCAACGGAAAAAAGGTAAGAATCACCATCCCTGCCGGAGTGTATGACGGACAAAAAATTAAACTGAAAGGGCATGGTCATCCAGGAATAAACGGAGGACCTAGCGGCGATCTGTATATTACATTCAATATTCCCACAGATCCTGATTTTGAAAGGGTAGGAGACGATCTTAAAACAAAGGTGGCTATTGATTTGTATACCGCTGTTTTAGGAGGTGAGGTAAAGGTAAATACCCTTGATGGAAGTGTAAACCTAAAGGTAAAACCGGAAACTCAAACCGGAAATACCGTGAGACTGAAAGGAAAAGGATTTCCTGTCTATAAGAAAGAGGGAGAACACGGTGATCTTTTTGTAACGTATGAAGTGAAGCTGCCAACGAATCTTACAGAAAAGCAGAAAGAACTTTTTGAACAACTTAAAAACTCCTAG
- a CDS encoding dicarboxylate/amino acid:cation symporter, protein MKEVLKNYSGIIFLLLGITIGSIIGIVAPGFVEYIKPLGDIFLNLLFVSVVPLVFFAVSNSIASLEQQSKFGKIILVMALTFLFFILTAAIFTICAVYLFPVSGVSGSNEIITETAGDEGWGTKIVSFFTVGEFTELFSRRNMLALLVFAFLTGFAARKTGEKGQPFRVFIASGYEVMKELLLLIMKLAPVGLGAYFAYQVATLGPQLFGFYAKPLGLYYIAGIIYFLVFFSIYAFMANGQKGVKSFWTNAIYPSLTAISTCSSFATMPANLQAASKIGIPNSIANLVIPIGTTLHKNGSSMSSIIKIYVAFLIIGRDFFDPSNLLLAIGITVFVSIVAGGIPNGGYIGEMLMISVYKLPQEAIPAVMIIGTLVDPLATVLNSVGDIVAAMFVNRFVKVT, encoded by the coding sequence ATGAAAGAGGTATTAAAAAACTACTCCGGAATTATATTTTTACTATTGGGAATCACTATTGGAAGCATTATAGGAATTGTAGCTCCGGGTTTCGTGGAATACATAAAGCCTCTGGGGGATATTTTTCTTAATCTTCTTTTTGTAAGTGTGGTTCCATTGGTATTTTTTGCGGTATCCAATTCTATTGCATCGTTAGAACAACAGTCAAAATTTGGAAAAATTATCCTTGTGATGGCTCTTACCTTTTTATTTTTCATTCTGACAGCCGCTATTTTTACGATCTGTGCAGTATACCTGTTTCCTGTTTCGGGAGTTTCGGGCAGTAATGAAATTATTACTGAAACTGCCGGTGATGAAGGTTGGGGAACCAAAATTGTAAGTTTTTTCACGGTAGGTGAATTTACAGAGCTGTTCTCCAGAAGAAATATGCTGGCGTTATTGGTATTTGCATTTCTTACAGGGTTTGCCGCCAGAAAAACAGGAGAAAAAGGACAGCCTTTCAGGGTTTTTATTGCATCAGGATATGAGGTAATGAAAGAACTTCTTTTGTTGATCATGAAGCTTGCCCCCGTTGGTTTAGGTGCCTATTTTGCCTATCAGGTGGCAACATTAGGTCCGCAACTTTTTGGATTTTACGCTAAGCCATTAGGCTTATATTATATTGCAGGAATTATTTACTTTCTCGTTTTCTTCTCAATTTATGCTTTTATGGCAAATGGTCAGAAAGGTGTTAAGAGTTTTTGGACGAATGCCATCTATCCCAGCCTTACTGCAATAAGTACCTGCAGCAGCTTTGCCACCATGCCTGCCAATTTACAGGCAGCCTCCAAGATTGGAATCCCGAATTCTATTGCAAACCTGGTTATTCCTATTGGTACAACATTGCATAAAAATGGATCTTCAATGTCTTCTATTATTAAGATTTATGTAGCTTTTTTAATTATTGGAAGAGATTTCTTTGATCCTTCCAACTTACTTTTAGCCATAGGAATTACGGTTTTTGTAAGTATTGTGGCTGGAGGAATACCGAATGGCGGATATATTGGTGAAATGCTGATGATATCAGTGTATAAACTGCCTCAGGAAGCCATTCCTGCGGTTATGATTATTGGAACCCTGGTAGATCCTTTAGCAACAGTTCTGAATTCTGTGGGAGATATTGTCGCAGCGATGTTTGTGAATCGGTTTGTAAAAGTAACCTGA